The DNA segment CCGACTGGAATTACGCAAAATGTCGAAACATTGCTGCTGTCCGATGAGGCACGACGTATGCTATCGAACTGCGACTACATCATGATGCTCAACCAGTCCGCAAATGATCGGGTCCCGCTGGCTGAATTGTTAAATATTTCGCCACGGCAGCTCAATTACGTGACTAATGCAGAGCCGGGCAGCGGCCTATTATTCGCCGGAAAATCCATCATTGCATTTACGGATAAATTCCCGAAAGACACTGAGCTGTACAAAATGATCACGACCAAATTGGAAGAAGTAGTGGCGCAAGACCCCAATTAAGGAGAGTTCAAAATGTCATCTGAAATTCGCGTTACAGGCCACATTGAGGATACAGGCGTGAAAAGCAGCGATGAAATTGCGGCAGAAAAAGTAGCAGCATCCAGTGAATTGTATCGTGAAAGCGCACAGGAGATGAAATGCGATGATATGATTCGAGTCACTGGTAGCGAATCTATGGTGCGATCTTCGATCAGCGATCCAATCAGCGATATTCACTGCCAGCAATATGATGAGTACGCTATTCAGCATGAAGGCTACTCAGATCATTCAGTATTTCCTTCCTCGGGCATGTCATCGACCTCTTCTTCTCCTGTACCGAATGCACCAGGATCTCGGTATAATGCGGTGGGTCTGCCTCTGCGAGAAAATCCAGGTGCTATATCCTCCAATAGCATTTCATCTGCGCCATCATCCCAATATCCAATTCGCAGGTTTACCAAATCCCATCAGAAATACACTCCCGTTACACAATATCATGTTTCCGATATTTCCGAACCCACACCCAGAATTGAGTTACCGGCTGCATACAGATTGAATCCACGATCCCGATCGAGATACACTGTGCCAAATACCTTTGTCGGTAGCCGATCGAAGCAATCGGAAGAAACGATGTCTTCCATATCTACGGATATGGTGCGCAGCACTGAAACGATAGGTCAGGAGTTCCTTTATACGGCTCAAGATCATCTGAGTCCTCAAATCCATACATATGATGATTTTTCCAGATCAAAAATTGCCACACCCTCGGCTATTTGGGGGTCCGCGGTTGGTGTTCAGTCATCCATCGATGTGATACATGCTCAGGGTAGCAGCCCAGAACCAGAGAATAGATCTACGGAGCCAGATCTGGGACAAGGGCCTACCCAATGTATTATAGATCGATCATCATCTATCATCCGGCGGACATATGGCGCTCAACGATACCAGAAGAAACAGCAGAAAGTATTGCAAAAAAAATTGCACGAATCATCGTCTTTTGATGAGAAGCGATCGGGTTATTCAAAAAAAATTACCAGTGCGAATGCAGGAGAAGCTGGCAGAGTGGCAACCGTAGCTGGAGCAACGGCAGCTACGGTTGCCGTTGCTGAAAATAAGCTCATTCAGCACCAAACCCATCATCACATGATGGCGGATCTCGCTGCTGACTACATTCGAGATATCGATGATCCGTATGCTGATAACATCGCTATGCAGGGCGTTATATCGGCGAAGCAGACTGCAATGAAAGCCTATACCGCAACAAAGTATACGAAAAAATTTGCTTATGCTGCATCTCGGACAGCCCATTCTATGGTTCGGCGCGGGGAAAAGGTTGTGCGGTATCTCAAAGAGATGTTTTCCAGCGTAGCAGGCATATCAGCAAAGGCCGCAGCAGTTTTCCCGATTATCGTTATTGCAATTGCCATCTTAATAATTGTATCTGCGATCTCATCTATTGTGCCAACAATTTCGCTGAAAACGGATACGACAAAACTGACAGAACTATACGCCTATTGTACCGAGTTAGATGCAAAATTTTCGGAGGCCGTGAGTGAGCAGTTAAATCGAACTGGATTTGATCGCATTGACTTTTACGAAAATGGTGCACGCAGCAATGGTTCATCCATTTGGGCAGTCGAAACAGATTTGGATATGCTGCTGGCATATTATGATGCGATGTTTGAAGATTATAGCTCCAATTCGGCGTTTCAAAGTGTGAAAGATTACAGCAAAGAACTATGGAATGATTTGTATACGCTATCCATCAGTACGCACACCGAACGCCACACATCACATCATTCTGACGGCAGCACGAGCCATTATACAGTCTATGTCCTGGATATCTATGTTGATACGCAATCTCTATCGCAGTTGGCTGCAACCAATGCGAAGCCAGAAGGTAGCGAAGATATCGCATACGATAATGTATTTGACACCCCATTTGGATACCTGACGGATTCTCAGCAGGATACATTTGATGCGTTAGCGGAAATCGGGACATTTACTGCATTGGAGGAAATAGCCAATCCTTTTGTAGCTCCGGATAGCGATGACGAAGTTTCCTGGACCGTTGGGCGGCGATACGGATACTATTTAAATCTTTTGACAGGTGAATATCATCCCCAGTTTAACCATGGACTATATCTAAATTCTCCGAATCCGACTGGATCAGCCGTATATGCGGGTTTTGCAGGACAAGCTACGGTGACGGACGATACAGTAACAATCAAATCCGGCAACCGAGAAGTTACCTACGGGAACTTGACTTCGATTGTGGTGTCGTCTGGATATGTTGAAAGTGGTACACGACTGGGAGATGTCGGTAGCAATAGCCCGATATCCACTACCGCCCTGTATATGGAATATACTCGAAATGGTAAGGAAATTAACCCCCGTTTTGTAGTTGGCGGCTGCTCGTCGAGTTTTAGTAGCGTTGGTAATGGTGATATTGTCGCCGTTGCGCTTTCCCAGGTTGGAACCACTGAAACGCCGGTCAATCAGGTTATGTACAATGACTGGTACTATGGACACCATGTTTCTGGCAGCAGCTATGCGTGGTGCGCAGTATTTGTATCCTGGTGTGCCGATCAGTGTGGCTATATTGATGCTGGTATCATCCCGAAGCAAGCTGGATGTGACCAAGTAAAGGATTGGTTTGCGGCCAGAGGACAATTCCATTGGCGTAGTTCAGGCTATCGCCCCAAGGCGGGTGACTTGATCCTCTACGGTACACCAAGTGACATGACCCATATTGGTATCGTTGTATCGTCAGACGATTCCAAAGTCTATACCGTCGAAGGAAACACCAGTAAGGGTGGCGGCCTAAATCCCAATGGTGGCGGCGTTTGGACAAAATCTTATGCGTTGTCAAGCTCGTATATCCAGGGGTATTGCACACCGGCATATCCTGCAACCGGCAATAATGGTGGAGCTCCACCGGCTGGTGCTCAAAAATTGGGCACATTTAAGATCACTCATTACTGTCCTGGCGCATGCTGCAACGGGCAATGGTCCAATGTAACTGCCACTGGTGCCGTTCCGACGCCTGGCGTGACGATTGCAGTCGATCCCACTGTTATTCCGCTCAATAGCAAAGTCTACATTGAGGGATACGGAACCCTATCTGCGCAAGATACCGGTGGCGCAATCAAAGGAAATCGCATTGATGTGCTGGTAGCCACCCATGCAGAGGCAAATAGATTAGGCGTGGTATACCGTGATGTCTACATTGTTCACTAATTTTAAAGGAGGAACAGATGAATGACCCCAGAACAAATCCGTAAAATTCTGCTACGTTGTGGCGCTGAAGAACGCAAGAATAATGTTCATCATCGCATCTATTTAAACATTTTGTCTTTCGTTGATTTAATCGGTATTAACGGTATCGAAATCAAATCTCCCAAGGGGGCCGGACCGATCTGTCTCTGCAAAATCGATAATGAAATTCTCTCTTGTTCCGGTGATGAAATAAAACATGCGCTGGATGAAGGCACTTATTTTGATCTTCGGGTAGGACATTTTTGTTCTCCATCTCAACGTGTGATAGATCTGCTGGAAGATACCATCGCACACTTGAAAGGGTGATGACATTGAAAAAACGGAGAATCTTATTCGCGGTAATTACCGCACTGCTCATTGTCGCTATTTCTGTCGTTATCGTATTGAGCCGCACGCCAAAAGAATCTATCCATGTCCCCAATATACTGGGGGCATGGTACAGCACTGATGGTACAGACGAAACCATTATGTTCTATGACGATTATGATTGCGTCAGTTCGCTGGCTGATACGGAATGGTCTTATACCATTTTAGATAGTGAGCATGTTGAGATCACTAAAGATGATAAAACATCTACTACATTCCAAATCATCCTGGATGATGATACTGAGAAGGCTGTACGGTTAACAAGTGGCGACCAGTCATATATTCGCGATCCGGATCAAGCCGCAGCCGAAGCAAAGGAAACTGGCAGTGAAAGTTACGCAG comes from the Intestinibacillus sp. Marseille-P6563 genome and includes:
- a CDS encoding 3D domain-containing protein, with the protein product MSSEIRVTGHIEDTGVKSSDEIAAEKVAASSELYRESAQEMKCDDMIRVTGSESMVRSSISDPISDIHCQQYDEYAIQHEGYSDHSVFPSSGMSSTSSSPVPNAPGSRYNAVGLPLRENPGAISSNSISSAPSSQYPIRRFTKSHQKYTPVTQYHVSDISEPTPRIELPAAYRLNPRSRSRYTVPNTFVGSRSKQSEETMSSISTDMVRSTETIGQEFLYTAQDHLSPQIHTYDDFSRSKIATPSAIWGSAVGVQSSIDVIHAQGSSPEPENRSTEPDLGQGPTQCIIDRSSSIIRRTYGAQRYQKKQQKVLQKKLHESSSFDEKRSGYSKKITSANAGEAGRVATVAGATAATVAVAENKLIQHQTHHHMMADLAADYIRDIDDPYADNIAMQGVISAKQTAMKAYTATKYTKKFAYAASRTAHSMVRRGEKVVRYLKEMFSSVAGISAKAAAVFPIIVIAIAILIIVSAISSIVPTISLKTDTTKLTELYAYCTELDAKFSEAVSEQLNRTGFDRIDFYENGARSNGSSIWAVETDLDMLLAYYDAMFEDYSSNSAFQSVKDYSKELWNDLYTLSISTHTERHTSHHSDGSTSHYTVYVLDIYVDTQSLSQLAATNAKPEGSEDIAYDNVFDTPFGYLTDSQQDTFDALAEIGTFTALEEIANPFVAPDSDDEVSWTVGRRYGYYLNLLTGEYHPQFNHGLYLNSPNPTGSAVYAGFAGQATVTDDTVTIKSGNREVTYGNLTSIVVSSGYVESGTRLGDVGSNSPISTTALYMEYTRNGKEINPRFVVGGCSSSFSSVGNGDIVAVALSQVGTTETPVNQVMYNDWYYGHHVSGSSYAWCAVFVSWCADQCGYIDAGIIPKQAGCDQVKDWFAARGQFHWRSSGYRPKAGDLILYGTPSDMTHIGIVVSSDDSKVYTVEGNTSKGGGLNPNGGGVWTKSYALSSSYIQGYCTPAYPATGNNGGAPPAGAQKLGTFKITHYCPGACCNGQWSNVTATGAVPTPGVTIAVDPTVIPLNSKVYIEGYGTLSAQDTGGAIKGNRIDVLVATHAEANRLGVVYRDVYIVH